In the Gorilla gorilla gorilla isolate KB3781 chromosome 1, NHGRI_mGorGor1-v2.1_pri, whole genome shotgun sequence genome, tcctggattcaagagattctcctggctcagcctcctgagtagctgggactacaggcatacaccacaaacgcgcctgggtaatttttgtatctttagtagaggtgAGATtggccttgttggccaggctgctctcaaactcctgacatggGGTGTGTGAtactctcacttcagcctcccaacatgctgggattacaggagtgagccactgcactcgttccaaattattcttagtttttaagacagggtcttgctctgtaatccaggctggagtgcagtggcacaatcacagctcactgcagcctccacctcctagactcaagggatcctcccacctcagcctcccaagcagctggcatttcaggcatgcgccaccaggtccagctaattttttcattttttgtagagatggggtctcaccttgctttccaggctggtcctgaaccccTGGCTTCAAATAATCTGACTgacttggcctccccaaatgctgggaatacaagcgtcagccaccaccatacccagcctctgCTTTCTGAGTTGTGGAAACAGACCTGGTCCCAAGTGGGGACGGCCTGGAACAGAGACCTCAGCTGACCCACAAGGACTGGGTTTGAGATCTGGGGCTCTTTGTCACAGCGGCATAACCCAGCCTGTACTGACTAATACAGCTCCCTACATACCCCGGCTCCAACGTTCAAATCAAGGTACTCGGCTGCTTCATTAAGctgtcactcattcattcaaaagcACTGCTAGATCGAGTGACCAGGTTGTCACACAGACCCTGCGGACCCCAGAGGCGGCGATGCCTGTGCGTGGCCAGGGTGCCTTCTGCCCCACAGACCTGGTTTTGCTTTTCCAGCAACCCCCAAAGACCAAAGCTTTCTGGATGGCCACGCCCACACTCCTGTGAGTCCCGGCTCCTTGGCCCTGGAGCAGCCACGGAGCTGCAGGAGGGGTGTCCCCGAAGAACAACTGGCTGTGGGACAACCAGAGGCCACTCCCACCCATGTGTCAAGCAGGACCAAGCCCACAGACTTGGTCCAGAAAACACAAGGTCCCTCCAACCCGAACCCCCAACTCACGTGGGGCCTGTCCTGACGACCATTTACACAGGGAGGTGCCTATTGGCCAAGGTGAGAGTCAGAAGCCTCCAGCCCCACCTGGCAGAGCTCGGGCTACGGTGATGCCAGACTGGCCTCCAGAGAGACCCGGGTGACTGTCAGCCACCGACATGGCTCCACCCTCCTGAGGGCACGAGCAGGTGCACGCTGCTGCGTGGAGTGGGCCGACTGAGGCAGGGGCCCCGTGTCACCTCTGTGCACTGAAAACCCCTCAACAGAAGCTCCCGCGTGACACCGGTGCTGGGACAGGCCTGGCGCAACCGAGCATCTCCACAGCAGCTGGGGTCCCGTCTGGGTGGACACGCCCGAGCCTGACTCACCTGCCAGGACACGGCCAGCTGTGCGATCTCCCGGCCCGACATGCCCTCCGTCAGCCGAGCGACCTCCGAGCACTTCCTCCCGTAGTCAAACTGGGCCAGCTTCAGGCGCCTGGGGAAGGAGTTCCCAAGTGGGCCGGCCAAGGCAGCAGCTCCCACACCACGAGGTGGAGGAAGACAGGCAGCCGGGCCGACACCCACGCCAGACATCCTCTTTGGAGAGGCTCTCTACTTCTGACAGCCCAGCTCCACATCCTCCCTGCTGCAAGCCAGGCCCGACTGAGCAGGGAGTGGCTGCAGGGCCTGGAGATGGCCCCAACCACTCCTcacaccagccctgcccacagctGCTCACTCGGCACCCGCAGGGCAGGTGGCCTTTATGCTGGCAGAAGTCGGAGCCCCGACTTCTAGCAAAAGCTTCTGCCTGGAGGCCACAGAAGCCAGGTCATGGTGCCAGAGCTACGAGCAGCCATGGGGGTCGGGGAGCCCAGGGAAGGGGAGGgcatagggaaactgaggcccggaaAGCTGGGCTGGCATGGAGCAGGCGGCAGCGGCAACCAGGCTCTCTTTTGTCGTCACTGGCGACGGCAGGGATTTGGGTCAGGTGCACAGAAGGACTCAGAAACCGGGGCCCTCGGGACGCCAAGAAGTAGAGCAGCCTCTGCTCATCTGGAGTGTTCCCGAGGCAGCCGGTGTGTGGCGCCAGGGCCCCTCATCACCTGGAGGGCTCTGCCCACCGTGCCTGCTGCACCCACCGCCAGCAACAGGGAGCCTGACAGCCTCAAGGCACGTGAGCAGCAGGAGCCGCACCCCACACCACGAGGCTCCAGGGCCGGGTGTGGCAGCTGGAGGGAGGCCAGGCCAGAAGCCAGCAGTGGACCATGAGGAGCCTCTCCCTCCAGTCCCTCCAGTCCCGACACGGGGTCTCATGAGGAGAGACTCCTCCGAATCCCGACACGGGGTCTCAGAGCAACACTCCACGTCACCTCCCCTCACTGCCAGGGCCTGGGGGTGGCCGAGTACAGGATTTCCTCACAGCCCTCCTCGTAGAGAGGAGGAACGGAAAagatgctgggcgcggtggctcacacctgtaatccctgcactttgggaggctgaggagggtggatcacttgaggtcaggagtttgagaccagcctgaccaacatggtgaaaccccatttctactaaaaattaaaaaaaaattagccaggcatggtggtgggcgcctgtaatctcagctactcaggaggctgaggcaagaggattgtttgaacctgggaggcagaggttgcagtcagctgagatcgcgccaccgcactccagcctgggcgacaagaatgagactttgtctcaaaaaaaaaaaaaaaagggatgttgAAGGTTTGTGAGTAAGTGATGGTGGACTGTGGGTCGGGGTGGACTGTGGGTCGGGGTGGACCCTGAGCGGGGGCTGGTGGGGCGGGACACTTACTGCTTTCCTTCTGTGGCCGGCTTAAGAACATACTTGTCAAAATACATTCTCACCAGGCGCTCCCGCTCCTCCTGCCCTGGCAGGTCGAAGTGGACCATCTCATTGATGCGGTCATTGATGGCCCAGTCGAACTGCTCTGGTTGGTTGCTGGCCAGGACCAGCATGAACCTGCGGGGCggggatgaggatgaggatgctGGGGCTGCCGGCCGAGCCGCACCCAGGGGAACGGGGCCTCCTCAGCCCCCACAGGGAGGACCTAAAGTGGCGGGAAACACGAGGACACGGGCACAGCCCTGGTCGGCCACCTgccccaccgcacccagctgtccCCCGGCCTGGCTTCCTGGGCCTCTGTTCTCCCTCCATATAGTGCTTCCCCGCTGACCCTCGCCCAGCCTGATAGGCAGTGCCGGGAACACCACTCTCTGCTGCTGCCTGAGCCCCGCTGTGCTGGGAGCAGGGATTCGGGACCCAGAGTCCATGTCGAGAAGTCGCCCACACATGCCAGGAGCAGGACCTCGGGGGCCCAGGTTCACTGGAGGCTCAGCAGGGACCCAGCCTTGCCTCTCTCGGAAGGACCCGAGTCAGGGCTCCAGGGAGCATCCACCGGCAGCAGCTGACCCGGGAGCCCAACGTGCCTGAGGAGTCAGCCACGGCCGACCAGCAGGACTTGATCCTCCGTGTGACACgtgactggggctggaggggcCCAGGAGACCAAGAAAACTCAAAATTAGGGGACTTGGGAGGGACTAGGGAGCCTGGCCCATGGGCGGTCACCCTACGGGGGACCTCTGGGCGGCAGCCCACAGAGGCCACACAAAGTCGGGTGGGCCCCAATCCTGGAGGGTGCACCCCTGGCCAGCATCCGGGCGGGGGACCAAGGTCCCAGGTTCCGCCCCAACACACAGGACCTGCTCGTGCCCAGCTTCCCGTGGGAGCAAACGTGTCTCCATCTCCCACCCCAGGGCACACACACCCTCCAAGGGAGACCCAGCAGAGCCTCACACGATGAGACCACCTCCCTTACAGGCACAGGACCCCAAAAACCTAGGGGCACAGGGACCTGCAAGCTGGGGCGGCGGCGCACAGGGCCGTGAGGACAGCACTGACCCCAGCTCTGCCCGGGAGGCCCCCGCATGTTCCTCAGTGACACCCCGTGCTGTCCCGAGCTGGGCCGTTCCCAGGGGACATCCGAGGTGGGCACGTTGAGGCCACGGCAGCTGCCCAGCACTGTGAGCCAGGGCCCCTCAGGTCCCTCGGTGGGAACCAAGGGCGCGGCTGCACAGCCCTGCCCGGGGGCCCAGGACCCGAGGGGCTCCCTCACTTGTTGCTGTGCTGGCCCGTGCGGTACAGGAAGGCGTTCAGTGTGGCTCTGAGGTCCTCACTTATCTTCTCCTGCAGAGAGAAGGTTCCAGCCTTAGGCACCAGGAGCAAAGCCTTGTAAACAGCCACAGCAGAAAGTCCCACAGGCCTCCCTCCTGCAGGGAGCAGGGATGTGGCGATACTTTCATGGATCTAGTCTCAAAAGCCTGACcagggccaggggcggtggctcacgaaTGTAACCtggattttgggaggctgaggcgggcagatcacacgagttagggagtttgagaccatcctggcaaaatacaaaaattagccaggcgtggtagcacacctgtggtcccagctacgtgggaggctgaggcacgagaatcactgaaacctgggaagcagaggttgcagtgagctgaaattgcaccgctgcactccagcgtgggcaacaaagtaaaattctgcctaaaaaaaaaaaaaaagaaaagaaaagaaagcctgaccaggcacgggggctcacatctgtaatcccagcacttcagaacgTCAAGGCAGGTAAATCTCTTTAGCTCAGAAGTTTGagcccagtctgggcaacgtgaggaaactccatctctactaaaattacaaaaaaattagacaggtattGCACCGtgcccctgcagtcccagctactcaggcggctgaggcaggaggattgcttgagctccagAGGTCGAGgcaacagtgagctgtgatcgcccctgcactccagcctgggtgacagagaccctgtcttagaatgATAattaaaaggctgggcatggtggctcacgcctgtaatcccagcactctgggaggccgaggcgggcggatcacgaggtcaggagatcgagaccatcctggctaacacggtgaaaccccgtctctgctaaaaacacaaaaaattagccaggcgtggtggcgggagcctgtagtcccagctacttgggaggctgaggcgggagaatggcgtgaagctgggaggtggagcttgcagttagccgagatggtgccattgcactccagcctgggtgatagagcgagacttcatctcaaaaaaaaaaaaaaaaaaaaaaaaaaaaaaaaaagctgtttttcacacaaagctttcagagaaaaagaaactgaacagAGGGCTGCAGCCTGGTCCAGGCAGACGGCTGTGCCCAACCCACCACCCCATTGTGGCCAGAGGCTTAGTGACACTCACGGTGGCTCGCTTCCGAAGGAAGGCGTCCGCTTCATCCACGAAGAGCAGGAGGCTGTGAACGAGAGTGAGGCCAAGCAAGGCGAGAGTGACACCAGGAGCAGCCCACAGCAGCGTCCGGCCGCAGCGGAAGCAGGCCAAGCAGGCAGATCCCCACGGGGTCAGGCTCTGCCCCATCAGCAGCCCTAAGTCCTGGACTCGACAGAAGCCGATCAGCCTGGCCTCTGGGCAGCTGACCACGGCCCAGCCTCAGAAGGCCGTGGGAAAACAACCACACACGGGGGCGACGAACTCCTCCCCACAGGCTTCACCCCCACCTGGCCCAGTGTAGCACTGGTGGCCGCTTAGAGTCCACACCAGGGGCAGGGTCTTCTGAAGTGAAAGGTCAAAGGCCAGAGGGGAGGGTGCCAACCATGAGGATCATGGTTCCAACGAGGACAGCCGAGGCCGCAAGGGTGCCCGGGCTGTGCCCTGCGCGGGGTCACTGTGGGACCTTTTGAAGGGTGTGTGCCATGCTGTCTTCAGCTAACTTTCAAATGGTTCTACAAAAGGGAACCAGTGCCCACGCCCACCTGCAGGCGTGTTGGAGGGAGGGCGGCTGTGGAGGAGCCTCCCCTGCAGCTGTGAAGACCCCTCTCCCCCTGCACCCACCCACCTCCCTTCTGCCCTGAGCCAAGTATCCCACCGGCAGCCTCCACACGCCGGGGGCCTCGTGTCCACCAGGGTCCACACTCAGGGGACTTTCCCTCCGAGGGACCCTCCACTGGGCCTCCTGCGTGGCCACAAGGACAGAGCTGCAGAAAGACAAGGTCTCCAAGAGACACCTGGACCCCCTTCCCAGAAGGCAGCCCGCTGGGCCGCAGCCAAGGGCCTGGTGCGTGCTGTGGGGACGTCTCACCCGCGCCGGCTGGTATTGGCCCAGTCAAAGAGCTTGTGCATGGCGGTCACGCCTTCCCGCCCCATGGGGGCCACGTCCCCGCCTGTCATGATGGCGTAGTCCATGCCTGAGTGCAGGGCGAGTTTCTGGACAGGAAGAGTGACGGGAGACAGAACAGATGTTCCCTCCACCTCTGCAAAGCCTGCACACTCCACCTGGAGTGTGGAGCCCCTGCTGGGCGTCCCTGCCTAGAAGCCACGGCCTGCCAGACAGGAGACGTCCCCCGCCTGGAAGACGGGAGGCGCTGCTGCCAACACCAGCACCCTGAGCCTACACGAGGGTGGGCAAAGACCTAAGGGGGGTCCATTCCCCAGGCAGCTGAGCCCCCCAGACACCTGCAGGCAGGTGAGACCCCAGCGGCCCCGGCCCACCTGTTCAGCCAGGCGCTCTCACCTTGGCAAACAGCGTCTTCCCGGTGCCTGGTGGCCCGTACAGCAGGATGTGCCTGTACAGGCTGCGGTTCTTCTTGGTGTTCCTTGTTGCTATGGCGATGTCGCGCACCCGTGCTTCCAGGCTGGGCTGCCGGGGAAGACGGGGGCTTGGAGGACACAGTCTGCACCCACAGAAGCCTCAGGGGAAGGGGCTGCGGGAATGCCCAGGTGCAGACTCGGCTCCTCGGGAAGCCTCCCAGCTCACGGGCAGCCTATCTATCCCCGGCACAGTCCAAGCAGTCGCATCTCAGGAGCCAAAAGCTCCTGGGCGCCACCACGAGTGCCAGCAAGGGCCACAGCCCGGCCCAGCTCCGGGGTCCCCTCCCTGCACCTCCCCGGTCCCAGGCACACCGACTTACACTGACCACAACACCCTCCAGCGCGTCCTGGGGTCGACTGAGGAGCCGCCGGCTGACCTGccggaggggaaggggaagcgcCATTGGGTCACCTGCCACAGCCACGGAACAGCCACCAACGCACACACACGCTCGGTAACACGCAGAAACGGAGCTGCCCCAAAGCACAGCCAGGACCGGCCCGGAACCCCGCCCCCCTGGGAGACCAGGCAGCTATTGCTGGGATTAGGGGCATTTTCCGGTTCCTTattggcttttattttcttaaccacCTACCCAGTGACCTGTGGAGAGCAGGCACCTCAGGGGCTGGCGAACGGCGCGGCTCCCCAGGGAGGCCACCAGACGCTGTGGTCTGTAGCAGCTTCCCCGACAGACGGCCACACACCCAAGTCCCGGGTCTTGCAAGGACCCCGATGTGCTCCCAGGCCCCATCAAGAGCCCTGAGCAGGGGACACCGAGGCAGACAGGGGAAGGGTCTCACTGATGCAGACCCCTAAGGTACAGTGCCGGACAGGAAAACCCACCCGTGAAGCAGCGTGCGGGTGCCCGTTATCCGGGGAAAGGGAATGGACAGGAGTATATGCGTGGGCTGTGCTCGTGGGGCAGAAGGGACTCAGCCAGGAACTGCACTGAGGGAGGGCCAGGCCTGCGCCGCTACCTGGATGGGGTGCCGCAGCGCCTCCAGCACCGTGATGCGGGACGTCTCCCTCACTAAGGACGGCTTCCCCAGCCGAGCTTCGATGAAGCGGCCGGCGACAAGCGTGGCATTCTTGGCTGAGTAGACCCCGACAGCCAGCAGCGTCAGCCCAGCCACCTGCAGCGGAGACACCACACTGGTGCACCAGcgcccaccctccctccctcttagAGAGGGAGACGCACGAGGCTACCCCCACCCTCTCTCTGCCCGAGGCAGAAGCACAGGGCCGTGTGCTGGCCCCACAGGAACCCGAATTCCCGGCCCCGAATCCCACAGCCACGCGGTTACAGGAGGCAGGTGGGGCAGTCACAGCGTCCTCACTCGGCCATTTTCTCTGCAACTGGCAGCATAAATCCTACAAAGCCCTGGTCGCTGAGCAGGGCCCTGGGCAGACCCAGCCGGATATGTCACAGGGCCACACCCTCTGGTACATTCTTGGCCACTAAAAATGGTACTTTATTCCTggaaaacaagactaacccaaaATCTCTAACtcgttttaaaaatcaattaggctggctgggcacagtagctcaggtctgtaatcccagcactttgggaggctgaggtgggtggatcacctgaggtcaagagttcgagaccagcctaaccaaactggagaaaccccgcctctactaaaaatacaaaaaattagctggccatggtggcacatgcctgtaatcccatctacttgggaggctgaggcaggagaatctcttgaacccggaaggcaaaggttgcagtgagctggacccgcgccattacactccagcctatgcaacaagagcaaaactctgtctcaaaaaacaaacaaacaaaaaatgaattagGCCAGGTTGGGTGGCtcacccatgtaatcccagcactttgggaggccaagacggctggatcacttaaggtcagaagttcgtgaccagcctggccaacatggtgaaaccccatctctactaaaaatacaaaaattggccgggcatggtggcacaggcctatattagctgagtgtggtgacgtgagcctgtaatcccagtcactcgggaggctgaggcaggagaactgcttgaactggggaggtggaggttgcagtgagctgagatggcaccattgcactccagtctgaccacagagcaagaccctgtctctaaaaacaaacaaaagtcaacGGCGCATTAAGCAGCTCCGTCATGTCCTCACGTGACACCGTCTCACCAACATGGCGGCAACACCACCTGCAACATTCACCGTCACACTGACCAGGCTACCGGCGGGTGCTGCAGTCACAGCAGTGGGCGCCGGCACCACGGCAGAGCAAGTGCCCACTCAGTGCcgggcacctactgtgtgctgggcggGGGGTCGGGGGGACGGAGGACACAGCCATGTGCGATGTGGGGCGCCACCACAGCAGGCCGGAGCCTGGGCACAAAAGAGTGAGGCTTTAAATGGGAGAAGAATCTGTGAACTTCGAACTCTCAGGGTTTTACAAGGAATAAAGAAGGTTTTTGCAAAATGGAGTCAGGGTTgccttctggttttttttttttttttttgagaagaagcctcactctgtggcccaggctggagtgcagtggcatgatctcgactcactgcaagctccgcctcccgggttcaggtgattctcctgcctcagcctcccgagtagctgggactacaggcaccggccaccacgcccggctaattttttgtatttttttagtagagacggggtttcaccgtgttagccaggatggtctcgatcccaatatcgtgatccgcccgactctgcctctgcctcccaaagtgctgggattacaggtgtgagccacgactatcgacaatttttttcttgagacaaggactttgtcgcccaggatggagtgcagtgctgcgatctcagctcagtgcagctgCAACCtccttgggcttaagtgatcctcctacctcagcctcttgagtagtgggaccacaggggccgccaccacacccagctaatatttgatgtttcgtagagatggggtctcactgtgtggcccaggctggcaaCTGCGTTTTCTTCTCCCAGCTTGAGAAGGGAGGAGAAGCCGAGGCCAGCAGGTACAACATGGGCTTCCTCCCTGCTGGGAGAGCTACAGGGCTGTGCAGAGCCGGCAGGGACAGGACCTGGGGCTCCAGGAGGCCCCCACGTGCCACCCCACAGCCACCTGCCAGCCCTGTTTTATGAGTATGTTTACCGTGGCTGTCACTTTGTCCCAGTCTGTCACAAAGGCACGGAATCCTTCCCCAAACAAGGTGCCAGCCGTCCTGCGGGGAAAGCAGTGGTGTGACCAGGAAGGACACGAAGATCCGTGCCATGCAGCGAGAGCAGGTTGAGGGTGAGGCCCTGACATGGCGGCCCGGCCTTGCCAGGACAGAGGGGCAGTGTCCCCACCAAGGAGTCAGCCTACGGCGGCCAGGCCTGGAAGAGCTGGAGAGCGCCCTGGGACCAGCGACTCACACCTGCGGTGCTCCGTCTGTGGCCGGCCTGGGCCTCGGCAGTGCTCACCTGATGGACTCCAAGACGGTCTGACGGTGCTCGGCCGCCTTCAGGCGGATCTGCTCGCGGATGATGTCTGCATTCTCCCGCTCGGCCTTGGCGCGCGCCCGGGCCTCGGCCTCCACTCGCAGCATCTCGTTCTTGTGCCGCAGCTCCATCTCCCGCTCCACGGTGGCTGCCCCAGAGAGGCAGGGCAGCTCAGCACCATGCAGCGCAGCACGTCCACCTCCACCCACACTGTGGACTGGCCCACGCCACGGACAGACCCACGCCACAGACAGGCCCACGCTGCTGACAGGCTAAGGCCACGGACAGGCCCACGCTGCTGACAGGCTAAGGCCACAGACTGGCCCACGCCACGGACCGGCCCACGCCGCCAACAGGCTAAGGCCACGGACAGGCCCACACCACGGACCGGCCCACGCCATGGACAGGCCCACGCTGCTGACAGGCTAAGGCCACGGACAGGCCCATGCCACGGACCGGCCCACGCCGCCAACAGGCTAAGGCCACGGACAGGCCCATGCCACGGACCGGCCCACGCCGCCAACAGGCTAAGGCCACGGACCGACCCACTCCACGGACAAGCCCAGTCCACGGACAGGCCCGtgccacagacacacacagaccttGGTAGGGACAGCGCCACAGGCCAGCCCTGCCCATGGATTAGGGCAGAAATCCGACCCAGAGGCCTAGGCAACTTCTCAGGACGAGCCCTTTAAAGCAAAAAACCAGAACGCGGAGTTCCGAAGGAAGCCCCCTCACACAGAAACACAGCTGTCAGAACTCAGAGACGCGTGACGTGCCATGTGCCTGGCTACTGaacattaaacacacacacctcGCCACAAGCCCACCCACGGTGAAGAGTGGTGACAGACGTTTGCCTGGAGCACTCGCCAACTAATGCCACATGGCACCAAATACCTGTGATCCTCACTGAAACCAGGACCGTAAAGACCCATGTTCTGGGCAGaacacagaggctcacgcctgtaatcccagcactgtggaaggccaaggcaggcggaaaATGAGAtcaagaagttcaagaccagcctggccaacacagtgaaaccctgtctctactaaagatacaaaaaaattagctgggcgtggtggcgggcgcctgtaatcccagctactcgggaggctgaggcaggagaattgcttaaacctgggaggcagaggttgcagtgagctgagatcctgctattgcactcctgcctgggtgacagagcgagactccgtctcaaaaaaaaaaaaaaaaagacccctgTACTTCCCATGAAGTGAAGCAGCTCCTGCCCTCCCCGCACAGAACCTGGCGCCCACTCGCAGACAGAGGTGTCTTCCGAGAGGGAGCCCCACCCCACGGAGCCCCAGCACGCCTCGCCCACTGCAGTGGTAGCTATGAGGGGCCGGGCCGCAGAACTCAGGCTCAGAGTGCACGCCGGGTCCACAAGCAGCCCCCGCCACCTCCGCCCCAGCCAGGAGAGCAGACAGCCTACCTCGCCGCATGGCTTCCTGCTTCTGCACGGACTCCTCCTGCTTCCGTAAATTCTCCTCATTGAGAAGTTGCTGAGAAGAAAccgcagaaaaagagaaaagccttTAAAACCTGTGACTGTGCCCATGTGTGCGGGGGGTGACTGTGCCCGAGTGTGCAGGGGGGTGAGTGTGCCCGAGTGTGTGGGGCTGACTGTGCCCGTTTGCGGGGGGTGACTGTGCCCATGTGTGCGGGGGTGATTGTGCCCGTGTGTGGGTGGGTTGTGCACCTGTtggggggggggtgtgtgtgtgtgtgcccgtgcGGGGGGGTGGGGAGGCTGTGCGTgcctgtggggggggggggtgtcccTGTGACGGGAGggcgtgtgtgcctgtgtgtgggggggtgtggccatatgtgtgtgtggggtctGTGCACCCATGTGGGGGGGTTGTGTGTGTGCCCGTGTGCGGGGGGGCTGTGCCCGTGTGTATACGGGGTGTGTGTGCGcccgtgtgtgtgggtgtgtgtgtgcccgCCTATGGGGGGGCATGcccgtgtgtgtgtgggtgtgtgcc is a window encoding:
- the LOC101147150 gene encoding ATPase family AAA domain-containing protein 3A isoform X2, with protein sequence MQEQTLQLEQQSKLKEYEAAVEQLKSEQIRAQAEERRKTLSEETRQHQARAQYQDKLARQRYEDQLKQQQLLNEENLRKQEESVQKQEAMRRATVEREMELRHKNEMLRVEAEARARAKAERENADIIREQIRLKAAEHRQTVLESIRTAGTLFGEGFRAFVTDWDKVTATVAGLTLLAVGVYSAKNATLVAGRFIEARLGKPSLVRETSRITVLEALRHPIQVSRRLLSRPQDALEGVVVSPSLEARVRDIAIATRNTKKNRSLYRHILLYGPPGTGKTLFAKKLALHSGMDYAIMTGGDVAPMGREGVTAMHKLFDWANTSRRGLLLFVDEADAFLRKRATEKISEDLRATLNAFLYRTGQHSNKFMLVLASNQPEQFDWAINDRINEMVHFDLPGQEERERLVRMYFDKYVLKPATEGKQRLKLAQFDYGRKCSEVARLTEGMSGREIAQLAVSWQATAYASEDGVLTEAMMDTRVQDAVQQHQQKMCWLKAEGPGRGDEPSPS
- the LOC101147150 gene encoding ATPase family AAA domain-containing protein 3A isoform X1 — its product is MSWLFGINKGPKGEGAGPPPPLPPAQPGAEGGGDRSLGERPAPKDKWSNFDPTGLERAAKAARELEHSRYAKDALNLAQMQEQTLQLEQQSKLKEYEAAVEQLKSEQIRAQAEERRKTLSEETRQHQARAQYQDKLARQRYEDQLKQQQLLNEENLRKQEESVQKQEAMRRATVEREMELRHKNEMLRVEAEARARAKAERENADIIREQIRLKAAEHRQTVLESIRTAGTLFGEGFRAFVTDWDKVTATVAGLTLLAVGVYSAKNATLVAGRFIEARLGKPSLVRETSRITVLEALRHPIQVSRRLLSRPQDALEGVVVSPSLEARVRDIAIATRNTKKNRSLYRHILLYGPPGTGKTLFAKKLALHSGMDYAIMTGGDVAPMGREGVTAMHKLFDWANTSRRGLLLFVDEADAFLRKRATEKISEDLRATLNAFLYRTGQHSNKFMLVLASNQPEQFDWAINDRINEMVHFDLPGQEERERLVRMYFDKYVLKPATEGKQRLKLAQFDYGRKCSEVARLTEGMSGREIAQLAVSWQATAYASEDGVLTEAMMDTRVQDAVQQHQQKMCWLKAEGPGRGDEPSPS
- the LOC101147150 gene encoding ATPase family AAA domain-containing protein 3A isoform X3, encoding MSWLFGINKGPKGEGAGPPPPLPPAQPGAEGGGDRSLGERPAPKDKWSNFDPTGLERAAKAARELEHSRYAKDALNLAQMQEQTLQLEQQSKLKEYEAAVEQLKSEQIRAQAEERRKTLSEETRQHQARAQYQDKLARQRYEDQLKQQQLLNEENLRKQEESVQKQEAMRRATVEREMELRHKNEMLRVEAEARARAKAERENADIIREQIRLKAAEHRQTVLESIRTAGTLFGEGFRAFVTDWDKVTATVAGLTLLAVGVYSAKNATLVAGRFIEARLGKPSLVRETSRITVLEALRHPIQVSRRLLSRPQDALEGVVVSPSLEARVRDIAIATRNTKKNRSLYRHILLYGPPGTGKTLFAKKLALHSGMDYAIMTGGDVAPMGREGVTAMHKLFDWANTSRRGLLLFVDEADAFLRKRATEKISEDLRATLNAFLYRTGQHSNKFMLVLASNQPEQFDWAINDRINEMVHFDLPGQEERERLAPEAGPV
- the LOC101147150 gene encoding ATPase family AAA domain-containing protein 3A isoform X4, with the protein product MSWLFGINKGPKGEGAGPPPPLPPAQPGAEGGGDRSLGERPAPKDKWSNFDPTGLERAAKAARELEHSRYAKDALNLAQMQEQTLQLEQQSKLKEYEAAVEQLKSEQIRAQAEERRKTLSEETRQHQARAQYQDKLARQRYEDQLKQQQLLNEENLRKQEESVQKQEAMRRATVEREMELRHKNEMLRVEAEARARAKAERENADIIREQIRLKAAEHRQTVLESIRTAGTLFGEGFRAFVTDWDKVTATVAGLTLLAVGVYSAKNATLVAGRFIEARLGKPSLVRETSRITVLEALRHPIQVSRRLLSRPQDALEGVVVSPSLEARVRDIAIATRNTKKNRSLYRHILLYGPPGTGKTLFAKKLALHSGMDYAIMTGGDVAPMGREGVTAMHKLFDWANTSRRGLLLFVDEADAFLRKRATEKISEDLRATLNAFLYRTGQHSNNPSHVSHGGSSPAGRPWLTPQARWAPGSAAAGGCSLEP